The genomic window CGCCGCGGCGTGCTGACGGCTGCCGACCGCGGCGCGCATCTGATCGGTCTGCAAGAGCTGACGCTACACCGTTACTTCGCCGACGCAAAAGACCCCGCTCGCTTCGCCCTGGCCGAGCCGCTCGGCGACGGGCCGACCAGCGCGCTGTGCAGCCGGCTGGCGCGCGAGTCCGGCGCGTTCGTAGTAGGCTCGCTGTTCGAGCGCGCAGATGGACGCTACTTCAACACCGCCGTCATCTTCGACCCGCGCGGCCACCTGTTCGGCTTCACCCGCAAACAACACATCCCACGCGGCAGCGGCTACCACGAGGATTATTACTTCGCGCCCGGCGACTCCGATTATCCGGTGCACGACCTGGGCTTCATCAAGATCGCTGTGCCGACTTGCTACGACCAGTGGTTCCCAGAGATGGCGCGCATCTGCGCATTGAAAGGCGCGGAACTGATCCTCTATCCCACCGCCATCGGCTCCGAGCCGGACTTCCCAGGCTTCGATACGCAACCGCGATGGCAAACGGTGATGATCGCTCACGCCATCGCCAACGGCGTATTTGTGGCGGCGGTCAACCGCACCGGCGACGAGGGCCCTCGTCCGATTCTACGGCTCGTCATTCGTGTGCGACCCGACCGGTCGTGTCATCGCTCGCGCGCCGCGCAGCCGGCCGGCCGTGCTGGTCGCCGATCTGGACTTCGGCGTCATGGCCTTTTGGCGCAACCTCTTCCCCTTGCTCGAGCAGCGCCAGCCGCAGACTTACCGAGCGCTGATTAGCGCCTAGCAGGCGCAGCTCGGCCACCTGCCAAGGCATCAACAACTTTTGTGTATCTTTTGTGGTCAAGTTTTATTTTTATGTATAAAAACTTGCATTACGTCAAAAGCTCAGGTATCCTCAAGCCATGCATTGCGAACGGGCTTCGGAGGACATCTACATCTTCACCAGCGACCGTTATGCACAGGTGACCGCGAGCCTGATCGTCTCCGGCAACACAGGCATCCTGATTGACACACTTCCTTTCCCCAGCGAAACGGCTCAGATCGCTTTGTTCGCTCGCAAGCGCTGTCCGGACGGCGTGCGCTTCGTGATTTACACCGGCCATGAGGCCGATCACGTCTACGGCGCCTTTCTCTTCCCCAAGGCCGAGGTCATCGCGCACGAGATGGCGCGCGAAATCCTGATCGAGCGTGGCTTCACTGCCCTGCAACGCGCCAAGGAGCAATCGCCGGAACTCGCGCCCGTCCAACTTCGCCTGCCGACGTTCACCTTCACGACGAACAGCGTCACGTTACGCATGCCGGGCAAGACGCTGGAGATCATCCACACGCCGGGCCATACGGCGGATTGCGTCTCAGTACTGCTGCACGAGGAACGCATCTTGTTCGCCGGCGACACCGTCATGGCCCTGCCGACCATCACCCACGGCGATCCCGATCAGCTCAAGAAGTCGCTCGAGACCATCGGCGCGATGCAACTGGAGAACATCGTGCAAGGTCACGGGGAAATCATCCTGCGCGGCGAGATCCGCGACACGCTGCGCCGACAGGCCCACTACCTGGACAACCTGCGCGGCAAGCTGCAAAAGCTGATTGACGCCGGCGGCAGCCGCGATGACGCCAAAGCCATCACGATCGAGCAATGCGGCATGCCGCGCGTGCTGCTGAGCGGCGCCGTGGTGCAGCTCCACCTCGCCAATGTGCTGGCGATGTACGATCGGCTGATGGCGGAGAAGGCGGCCCAAACATCGCGCGCGGCGTCCGCCGCGAAGGCGAAGGCCACCCAGAAGCCGGCTGCTGCGAAGCAAGCGAAGGCCGCGCGCGCCGAGAAATCCGACGACAAGCCATCGGCGAAGAAGGGCGCGTCGAAGTCGAAGGCGGCGACCCAGAAAGCCGGCAAGCCCGCCAAGCGCAAAGCAAAGGCCGACGCGCCCAAGCGGGGCAAAGGACGGTGAGCCGGATGAGCGTCCTGCAAGCCGCGCTCATCGCCCTGTTCTACGCGTTCGCCCCGTTCGGCCTTCAACGCCGGCTTGGGCGGCTCTGTGCTGGCCCAGCCACTCGTCGCCGGCACGATAGCCGGCGCGCTGCTCGGCGACCCGATCCGCGGCGCGCAAATCGGCGGCGCGCTTAACTTGGGCACGCTCGCCCTCAGCCAGCTCCGCGTGCAAGTCGGCCCAGATGTCGCGCTCATCGGCTATGTCGGCGTATCGCTCATGCTGCTGAGCGGCCTGCGCCCCGACGCGCCGGAAACGGCAGCGCTGTTCGGCGCGCTGGTCGTGTTCGGCGTCGCGCTGAACTTCGCCCGCGGCTTGTTCAACACCGTGGTCGCGCACTGGGCCGATTACTTCGCCGACCAGGGCAACATCAGCGCCGTCGCGCTGCTCAACGTCGTCCCCACGCAGCTCTGGGTCGTGCTCACCTCTTTTCTGCCGGCGCTGTTCATCCTGCTGTTCGATGCGCCGACCATCGCCGGCATCGCCGCATCCATTCCCGCCTGGGTGCAATTGGCGATGGACTGGAGCCGGCATTTGTTGGCTGCGCTGGGCATCGCCATGAGCTTGCGATTGGTCATGCAAGGCAGCAGCATCGCCTACTTCCTGCTGGGCTGGCTGAGCGCGCCGCACCTGGGCTTGGTGCAGGCGACGATCCTCGGCGGCAGCATCGCCATCATTCACGCCTTCCTGGCCCGCCGACGCGCCGACGTCAACACCGAGATGCTCGTCGCCGACGTGCTGCCCGCCGATCAAGCCGAAGGCGACCTGGCCGGGCAGCGATTGTCGCCGGTGGAGCTGCAATCTTCATTCGTGCTGTGGATGTTCTTCCACGACGCCGGTGTGAACTTCGAGCGCTTTCAGAACATGGGGTTCGCTGCGGCGCTCGCGCCGGCCGCCAAGCGACTCTGCGAGACGGCCAGCGAGCGCGTTACGCTGCTGCGCCGCAGCTTGACGCTGTTCAACAGCGAGTGGTCCTTCGGCGCGTCGCTTGGTCGGCGCGATCATTGCGTTGGAGGAGCGCCGCGCCAACGGCGAAGCGATCAACGATGCCGAGCCGGTCGGCGCCAAGACAAGCCTCATGGCCGGCCTAGACACCATCGGCAATACAGTCATGCTGAGCGCGGTCGGCTCGCTGCTCATCGCTGCCGGCGCAGCGTGGGCAGATCGCGGCAGCCTGCTCGGGCCGCTCATGTTCGCAGTCGTCCAATCGGCGCTGGTGCTGGCGGTCGGCTTCATCAGCTTTCAACTCGGCTATGCGCAAACGCGCCGCTTCGGCGACTGGGCGCGCGCCAACAATTGGCTGCGCCCGGCCCTATTCGGCGCAATGCGCCTGGGCGCGTTTGCGCTGGGCGCGCTGGTGATTGCGCTCGCACCGATCACCTTGCCGGGCGACGGCTTGATCCAAATCGGTGCGGCGCAACTGCCCGTGCAAACGCGCGTGCTGGATGCGATTTTGCCGGGCGGATTGCCCCTGGCCGCCACGCTGACGATGTGGGGGGTGCTGCGCTCCCGTCGGGCCAGCCCGGTCGGTTTGATGGGCGGATGTCTGATCGTCGCCACTGCCGGCGCGGTCATCGCGCGCGCGCTCGGCTGGGTGTGAGCTGCGAGAGCCGGTCGAGCAATCATCCGTGCGGTCATCGGTGCGCGCGACCGGCGAGGTGTGCTGCGATTTGCTGCGCGATGCTCACCCCCGCTGAAGGGTCGCCGCCTTTTATGCGCTCATCCCCCCGCGGCGATTTGTGCGCCGGCGCCCGGGGGGCGATCCACGCGCCGGCGACGCCGAATTGTTCACCGTCCCCGGCCTGTTGCGCATGAAGCCTTGAGGCCGCCTTACAATTGACCATCATGCGAGTTGCGATCTTCTCCGACATCCACGGCAACGCAGTGGCGCTGGATGCCGTGCTGAGCGACATCGCATCCCTGGGCGCCGACGAGCACTGGATCCTGGGGGACTTGGCCGCGCTAGGCCCCTCGCCCGTGCCGGTATTGGAGCGGCTGAACGAGCTGCCCAAAGCGCGCTTTGTGCACGGCAACACCGACCGCTACGTGTGCAATCTGCTCGACCCGCGCGAAGCGGCGGCGGAGATCGCGCAGAACCCCCAATCTGCACCGGCCGTGGCGACGCGGCTGGCCATGCTGTGCTGGGCGCAGGGCGCGCTGGCCGCATCGGGTTGGCTAAGCTGGATGGCAACGCTCCCGCTGGAGCAGCGGCTGGTGCTGCCCAACGGCGCGCGCGTGCTGCTGGTGCATGCCGCGCCGGGAACCGACGACGGCCCCGGCATCCGGCCCACGATGAGCGATGACCAGATCGCTGCCGTCGTCGAGGGATGCGAGGCCGACCTGATCTTCACCGGCCATACCCATTGGCAGCTCGACTGCACGGTCGGCGGCGTCCGCGTCGTCAACCTGGGCAGCGTGAGCAACCCGTGGGCGCCTGATCTGCGCGCCAGCTACTACCTGCTGGAAGCGGACGAAAAGGGCTACCGCCTGGAGCATCGGCGGGTGGACTACGACCGCGAGGCCGTGATCGCGCAGCTAGCGCGGATGAACCATCCCGGCATCGAGGTGTTGAGCGCGCACTTTCGCGGCGAACGGCAACCGCCCTGGATCACCGGGTAGGTGAAGGCCATGCCTTCCGCCTACCCGGGCCGCGCCCCTGCCCACTTAGGCAGCGCATTCGCCCGCGCTCGGTATTCACGCGCCGCGCTGCACCAGCGGGCGCAAAATCTCGCGCTCCTGGGGGGCCAGCGCATGGGTCAGCCACAGCATCGCGAGATAGGCTGCCAGGCCAAGCGCCAGCCCGATCAGCACTGCGCCGCCGGCGGCCAATGTGGCCGTCACCACAGCCATGACCCCTGCTGCGAGGAACGGCTTGGCCAGCACCTCGACCCAATTCACGGGCGCGATGTATTGGCGGACGAAGACGTAGAACGCGGCGCCCTCGACGATCTCGCTGAAGATAGTCGTCACCGCCGCCGCCACGAACGAGAACAGCGGGATGAAGATGGCGTTAGCGACGACGTTGAACGTCAGCCCAATGATGAAGGCGCGGGTGAGCGCGCGCTGCTGACCGGCGGCGATCAGCGCGTAGTTGGTCACGCTGTTGATCCAACCGATCGGCATGCTCCAGGCCATGATGGCGAGCGCGATAGCGCCGTTCGGCAGGAACTCGCGCCCGCCCAGCACAGCGATCATCGGCTCGGCCAGGAAAGCCACGGCGACCGCCAGCGGCAGCGCCGTCATCACCAGCAGCTTGAGCGCCAGCGTGTACGAGCGCGCCAGCGAGGCATCGCGCTGCTGCGCCATGCGCGACATGGCCGGGAACAGCGACTGCGTGAAGAAGGCCGGGATG from Candidatus Roseilinea sp. includes these protein-coding regions:
- a CDS encoding hypothetical protein (possible pseudo, frameshifted) translates to MVGAIIALEERRANGEAINDAEPVGAKTSLMAGLDTIGNTVMLSAVGSLLIAAGAAWADRGSLLGPLMFAVVQSALVLAVGFISFQLGYAQTRRFGDWARANNWLRPALFGAMRLGAFALGALVIALAPITLPGDGLIQIGAAQLPVQTRVLDAILPGGLPLAATLTMWGVLRSRRASPVGLMGGCLIVATAGAVIARALGWV